In Gossypium hirsutum isolate 1008001.06 chromosome D06, Gossypium_hirsutum_v2.1, whole genome shotgun sequence, one genomic interval encodes:
- the LOC107901033 gene encoding 2Fe-2S ferredoxin — protein MLISRLCRVGFQVAKELSRGGYAYMSRSRYTQRHCCQYQWSTLELLPETRAFQGSIFQKHHGFSTSASDGASAGADEEKGTIPVTFVSKDGEEIPIQVPIGMSMLEAAHENDIELEGACEGSLACSTCHVIVMDMEYYNKLEDPADEENDMLDLAFGLTETSRLGCQIVASPELDGIRLAIPAATRNFSVDGYVPKPH, from the exons ATGTTAATCTCTAGGCTTTGTAGAGTTGGATTTCAGGTTGCCAAGGAGCTATCAAGAG GTGGATATGCATATATGTCTAGATCAAGATATACACAAAGGCATTGCTGTCAATACCAGTGGTCTACG CTTGAATTACTGCCAGAAACTAGAGCCTTTCAAGGTTCCATATTTCAAAAGCATCATGGTTTTTCTACCTCAGCTTCCGATGGTGCTTCTGCAGGAGCGGATGAAGAGAAAGGAAC GATACCTGTCACATTTGTTTCAAAGGATGGAGAAGAAATTCCCATTCAAGTGCCTATTGGAATGTCTATGCTGGAAGCAGCTCATGAAAATGATATAGAACTTGAAG GAGCATGTGAGGGTTCACTTGCTTGTTCAACATGCCATGTCATAGTGATG GACATGGAGTACTATAATAAATTGGAAGATCCAGCTGATGAAGAGAATGACATGTTGGACCTGGCCTTTGGGCTTACCGAAAC GTCTCGTCTGGGATGTCAAATAGTTGCAAGTCCTGAACTTGATGGAATTCGTTTAGCAATCCCTGCTGCCACTCGAAACTTTTCTGTTGACGGGTATGTTCCAAAACCACATTAG
- the LOC121218380 gene encoding secreted RxLR effector protein 161-like, producing MQKIPYASAVGSLMYALVCTCPDITYIVRMLGRYLRKLGIDHSIAAKRVMRYLQRTKDYMLTYKRSNLLEVIGYSDSDFTGCQNSRKSTSDYIYLLAGGAISWKSVKQTLVATSIMATEFVVCYEASNHEIWLRNFVNGLRIIENVERPLKLFCDNKSAVMYSNNNKSASKPKHVDIKLLVAKEKVQNGQISIQHIGTNPMIADPLTKSLPLKVFHEYTAHMGVTLFEDIMI from the coding sequence ATGCAAAAGATTCCATATGCATCAGCTGTTGGGAGTTTAATGTATGCTCTAGTATGTACGTGTCCGGATATTACGTACATTGTTAggatgttaggcagatatttaaGGAAACTTGGTATAGACCATTCAATAGCAGCCAAAAGGGTTATGAGATATcttcagagaacaaaagattacatgcttacTTATAAGAGATCAAATCTTTTGGAGGTCATAGggtattctgattctgatttcaCTGGGTGCCAAAATAGTAGGAAATCTACATCAGACTATATTTACTTATTAGCTGGAGGAGCTATATCCTGGAAAAGTGTCAAGCAGACACTTGTAGCTACATCCATTATGGCAACAGAGTTTGTAGTATGCTATGAGGCATCAAACCATGAAATATGGTTGCGGAACTTTGTCAATGGGCTGCGCATTATAGAGAATGTAGAAAgaccactcaaattattttgtgacaataagTCAGCAGTGATGTATTCCAATAACAACAAGAGTGCATCTAAGCCAAAGCATGTTGACATAAAGCTCCTAGTTGCGAAAGAAAAagtgcaaaatggtcaaatatccaTACAACACATAGGGACAAACCCCATGATAGCGGATCCGCTCACAAAAAGTTTACCACTCAAGGTCTTTCATGAATACACTGCTCACATGGGTGTTACATTGTTTGAGGATATCATGATTTAG
- the LOC107899939 gene encoding uncharacterized mitochondrial protein AtMg00820-like — protein sequence MTEDDPINFHQAMKSSNSQKWIYDMKDVYKSMQDNKVWELVPLPKGTKPIGCKWIFKTKMDANGNVKRYKERLATKGYTQEEGIDFTETFFPVSSKDSFRIIMALVANLILSYIRWMLRLRFLIAKLKKQFI from the coding sequence ATGACGGAAGATGATCCAATCAACTTTCATCAGGCCATGAAAAGTTCTAATTCTCAAAAGTGGATTTATGACATGAAAGATGTGTATAAGTCAATGCAAGACAATAAAGTTTGGGAACTTGTCCCATTACCTAAAGGCACAAAAccaattggttgtaaatggatatttaaaaccaaaatGGATGCAAATGGTAATGTGAAGAGGTATAAGGAACGTCTTGCAACTAAAGGATATACTCAGGAAGAAGGCATTGATTTTACAGAGACTTTCTTTCCAGTTTCATCGAAAGACTCTTTTAGGATAATCATGGCGCTTGTTGCTAATTTGATCTTGAGTTACATCAGATGGATGTTAAGACTACGTTTCTTAATAGCGAAATTGAAGAAACAATTTATATAG
- the LOC107901031 gene encoding uncharacterized protein: protein MDDQGGSKPTGIRQIVRLKEILQKWQTITLCTMPSTDTPHSEENHGVFCPPINQRLKNIMSFDSDEDSCHGSEPPPDVPKGYLAVYVGPELRRFIIPTSYLSHPVFTILLEKAEEEFGYDHNGGLTLPCEIETFKYLLKCIENHPNNHPVGSSVSEQLEIH, encoded by the exons ATGGATGATCAAGGTGGTAGCAAGCCGACCGGGATCCGGCAGATTGTTAGACTAAAAGAAATCCTTCAGAAGTGGCAAACCATCACGTTATGTACGATGCCGAGTACGGATACCCCACATTCAGAAGAAAACCATGGAGTTTTCTGCCCACCAATCAACCAAAGGCTCAAAAACATTATGTCTTTTGATTCTGACGAGGACAGTTGCCACGGTTCCGAACCGCCGCCCGATGTCCCAAAGGGATATTTAGCAGTTTACGTCGGACCAGAGCTTCGAAGGTTTATCATCCCGACAAGCTACCTCAGCCATCCTGTCTTCACTATTCTGCTGGAGAAGGCTGAGGAGGAATTCGGGTACGATCACAACGGTGGACTTACGCTCCCTTGTGAGATCGAGACCTTCAAGTATCTTCTCAAGTGCATAGAGAACCATCCAAACAATCACCCTGTTGGCAGCTCAGTTTCTGAACAG CTGGAGATTCATTAA